One region of Haloprofundus salilacus genomic DNA includes:
- a CDS encoding GIY-YIG nuclease family protein has product MHVEYTLPVREAPKDEHEGEVTRIVDEIQSDFTDEWTGNCVYRLECFSPANVGQIEEPHDGRKIRVAEALTNSRLIYIGCSQWLENRLWKHVRGKSYGAKFTQQYRPTHLTEIRCYESIEEARDQEAKVGEEYQNLDDTYVYYRHNRHERFHWD; this is encoded by the coding sequence GTGCATGTCGAATATACACTCCCAGTTCGAGAAGCACCGAAAGATGAACACGAAGGTGAAGTAACGAGAATAGTCGATGAAATCCAGTCCGACTTTACTGATGAATGGACAGGCAACTGTGTCTACCGATTAGAATGCTTCAGTCCAGCAAACGTCGGACAAATCGAGGAGCCGCATGATGGAAGGAAAATCCGAGTCGCAGAAGCACTTACGAATAGTCGCCTGATTTATATTGGCTGTTCCCAATGGCTTGAGAATCGGTTGTGGAAACACGTCCGTGGGAAGTCTTACGGAGCAAAGTTCACTCAACAATATCGGCCAACTCACCTAACGGAAATTAGATGCTATGAATCGATAGAAGAGGCAAGAGATCAAGAAGCTAAGGTCGGTGAAGAATATCAGAACTTGGACGACACATACGTTTACTATCGTCACAACAGGCATGAGAGGTTTCACTGGGACTAA
- a CDS encoding HNH endonuclease, whose amino-acid sequence MSAVAETSPPVERETLQEKIERSEKPYQNREILEILYLEEEMSQQEIANYLGCSQSSVSNWLARHDIDTRDRSEAAKKNHVGLSTRGDTGYVRCYSNDPDGSHEVYLHQLQVIHDGEDPHKVFSSGEYQVHHKNGIPFDNRSENLELMSASDHTKHHHEQRKSTH is encoded by the coding sequence ATGAGTGCTGTAGCAGAGACTTCACCACCCGTAGAGAGAGAGACACTCCAGGAAAAGATAGAACGAAGCGAGAAGCCATACCAAAATCGTGAGATTTTGGAAATACTATACTTAGAGGAAGAGATGAGTCAACAAGAGATTGCTAACTATCTTGGTTGTTCTCAATCGAGTGTCTCAAATTGGCTGGCCCGCCACGATATCGATACACGAGATAGGTCAGAGGCCGCTAAGAAGAACCATGTTGGATTATCCACCCGTGGGGATACTGGATATGTACGGTGCTACTCAAACGATCCTGATGGGTCTCATGAAGTCTATCTTCACCAACTTCAGGTAATCCACGACGGTGAGGACCCCCACAAAGTATTCTCCAGCGGAGAATACCAGGTTCATCATAAGAACGGAATTCCTTTCGACAATCGTTCAGAGAATCTCGAACTGATGTCCGCATCTGACCACACAAAACACCATCACGAACAGCGAAAGAGCACACACTAA